A genome region from Cucumis sativus cultivar 9930 chromosome 4, Cucumber_9930_V3, whole genome shotgun sequence includes the following:
- the LOC101213047 gene encoding ABC transporter F family member 4: protein MGRKKTEEGGGNTKVKPGKDVSGKREKLSVSEMLASMDQKSDKPRKGSSSLSGGAKPQAKAPKKVVAYTDGIDLPPSDDEEEEIVSDGEQQSTSSQKRLPWQDRAELKPLEVAVSDKELKKRERKDMFAAHAAEQARQEALKDDHDAFTVVIGSRASVLDGNDEADANVKDITIDNFSVSARGKELLKNASVKISHGKRYGLVGPNGMGKSTLLKLLAWRKIPVPKNIDVLLVEQEVVGDDRSALQAVVSANEELVKLRQEVADLQNSDGGQDENDDDDAGERLAELYEKLQLLGSDAAESQASKILAGLGFTKDMQARPTRSFSGGWRMRISLARALFVQPTLLLLDEPTNHLDLRAVLWLEEYLCRWKKTLVVVSHDRDFLNSVCNEIIHLHDFRLHFYRGNFDDFESGYEQRRKEMNKKFEIYDKQVKAAKRSGSRAQQEKVKDRAKFAAAKEASKNKSKGKVDEDGPLPEAPRKWRDYSVEFHFPEPTELTPPLLQLIEVSFSYPNREDFRLSDVDVGIDMGTRVAIVGPNGAGKSTLLNLLAGDLIPTEGEVRRSQKLRIGRYSQHFVDLLTMEETPVQYLLRLHPDQEGLSKQEAVRAKLGKFGLPSHNHLTPIAKLSGGQKSRVVFTSISMSKPHILLLDEPTNHLDMQSIDALADALDEFTGGVVLVSHDSRLISRVCDDEEKSEIWVVENGTVEFFPGTFEEYKEELQKQIKAEVDD from the coding sequence ATGGGACGGAAGAAAACTGAAGAAGGTGGTGGAAACACCAAAGTCAAGCCTGGTAAAGATGTTTCTGGGAAGAGAGAGAAGCTTTCAGTGTCAGAAATGCTTGCCAGTATGGATCAGAAATCAGATAAACCGAGAAAAGGATCTTCATCGTTGAGTGGTGGTGCTAAACCTCAAGCAAAGGCTCCAAAGAAAGTTGTAGCTTACACTGATGGCATTGATCTCCCTCCCTCGGAtgatgaggaagaagaaattgtGTCTGATGGGGAGCAACAGAGCACCAGTTCCCAGAAACGGCTACCCTGGCAAGACAGGGCTGAGTTGAAGCCTTTGGAGGTGGCTGTAAGTGATAAAGAGTTGAAGAAACGAGAGAGGAAAGATATGTTTGCTGCCCATGCTGCAGAACAGGCCAGACAAGAAGCTCTAAAAGATGACCATGATGCTTTCACTGTTGTAATTGGCAGTCGAGCTTCGGTTCTTGATGGTAATGATGAAGCTGATGCAAATGTCAAAGACATTACAATCGATAATTTCTCTGTCTCAGCTAGAGGGAAAgagcttttaaaaaatgcatcagTGAAGATATCTCATGGGAAGAGGTATGGTTTAGTTGGACCTAATGGTATGGGAAAATCCACATTATTAAAACTCCTTGCTTGGAGGAAGATACCCGTCcctaaaaatattgatgtgCTTCTGGTTGAACAAGAGGTGGTTGGTGATGATAGAAGTGCACTTCAAGCAGTTGTTTCTGCTAATGAGGAGCTGGTCAAGCTTCGGCAAGAAGTTGCTGATTTGCAGAATTCTGATGGTGGCCaggatgaaaatgatgatgatgatgctgGAGAGAGGCTTGCTGAGTTATATGAAAAGCTGCAGCTCTTGGGATCAGATGCAGCTGAGTCTCAAGCTTCCAAAATTCTTGCTGGACTGGGTTTTACCAAGGATATGCAAGCACGACCCACCCGTTCATTTAGTGGTGGATGGAGGATGAGGATTTCATTGGCCCGGGCTCTTTTTGTTCAGCCAACACTTCTGTTACTAGATGAACCCACAAATCATCTAGACCTTAGGGCTGTTCTCTGGTTGGAGGAGTACCTTTGTCGGTGGAAGAAAACTCTTGTTGTTGTGTCTCATGATCGAGATTTCCTCAATAGTGTATGCAATGAAATTATTCATCTTCATGATTTTAGGCTTCATTTTTATCGTGgaaattttgatgattttgaaaGTGGGTACGAGCAGCGTCGGaaagaaatgaacaaaaagTTTGAGATATATGATAAGCAGGTTAAAGCAGCTAAGAGATCTGGAAGCAGGGCGCAACAAGAGAAGGTGAAAGATCGAGCAAAATTCGCTGCTGCTAAGGAAGCATCAAAGAATAAGTCCAAGGGAAAGGTTGATGAGGATGGGCCCCTGCCAGAGGCCCCTAGGAAGTGGAGAGATTACAGTGTAGAATTCCATTTCCCTGAACCCACTGAACTCACCCCACCGTTGTTGCAGTTGATTGAAGTAAGCTTTAGCTATCCGAATAGGGAAGATTTTAGACTTTCTGATGTTGATGTGGGTATTGATATGGGAACGCGGGTTGCTATAGTTGGGCCCAATGGAGCGGGGAAATCTACTCTTCTGAACCTGCTAGCAGGTGATTTAATACCAACAGAAGGTGAAGTACGTAGGAGTCAGAAGTTAAGGATTGGGAGGTACTCGCAACATTTTGTAGACCTTCTGACAATGGAGGAAACACCAGTTCAatatcttcttcgtcttcatCCCGACCAAGAGGGTCTAAGCAAGCAGGAGGCTGTTCGTGCTAAGTTGGGGAAGTTTGGACTTCCAAGCCACAATCACCTCACGCCAATTGCTAAATTATCTGGGGGCCAAAAATCCAGGGTTGTTTTTACCTCAATTTCCATGTCAAAGCCACACATATTACTGTTGGATGAACCAACGAATCACTTGGACATGCAGAGTATTGATGCACTTGCAGATGCCTTAGATGAATTCACTGGCGGAGTTGTTCTGGTTAGTCATGATTCACGACTCATTTCACGTGTCTGCGacgatgaagaaaaaagtgaaatttggGTTGTCGAAAATGGCACTGTGGAGTTTTTCCCTGGCACTTTCGAGGAATACAAGGAAGAATTGCAAAAGCAGATTAAAGCTGAGGTTGATGATTAG
- the LOC101213290 gene encoding presenilin-like protein At1g08700 — MESSILETIGVEIIGVMSPVSICMLLVVLLVYSLSSADPLASAPIRTAANLVYLETPSDSASQKLEGALLNALVFVVLIALVTFLLLLLYYYNFTNFLKNYMRFSAFFVLGSMGGSIFLSIIQHFSIPVDSITCLILLFNFTVVGVLAVFSGGIPIIMRQSYMVFLGIIVAAWFTKLPEWTTWSLLVALALYDLVAVLAPGGPLKLLVELASSRDEELPALVYEARPTVSRGPENRGGLGLLVAGVSDSGSIELQAHSDNNFNRNGDENLHNSDRRAAGNHNFRGEEVERNVDEGERSPLVSYSRERNSSDSGSSGYSTGVLTPEMRRHYGNRETEIHIDGELSPLVQLPSFQTQIEMERVAQTEVTSRGIRLGLGDFVFYSVLVGRAAMYDLMTVYACYLAIISGLGCTLILLSVCHRALPALPISIALGVMFYFLTRLVMEPFVVGTATNLMMF; from the coding sequence ATGGAATCGAGCATACTCGAGACGATCGGCGTGGAGATCATTGGCGTCATGTCTCCGGTTTCAATCTGTATGCTTCTCGTCGTTTTATTGGTCTATTCCCTCTCCTCTGCCGACCCTCTCGCCTCCGCCCCGATTCGCACCGCCGCGAATCTCGTCTACCTTGAGACCCCTTCTGATTCCGCCAGCCAGAAGCTCGAAGGTGCTCTTCTCAATGCCTTGGTCTTCGTCGTTCTCATCGCCCTTGttacttttcttctccttcttctttattACTACAACTTTACCAATTTCTTGAAGAATTACATGCGTTTTTCTGCGTTTTTCGTCCTTGGTTCCATGGGAGGCTCCATCTTCTTGTCTATTATCCAGCATTTTTCTATACCGGTTGATTCCATTACTTGCTTGATTTTATTGTTCAACTTTACGGTGGTGGGTGTGCTGGCGGTGTTCTCAGGAGGAATCCCTATTATCATGAGGCAATCCTATATGGTGTTTTTGGGGATAATTGTGGCTGCTTGGTTCACGAAGCTACCTGAGTGGACTACTTGGAGTTTGCTTGTAGCCTTGGCTCTTTATGATTTGGTGGCTGTTCTAGCTCCTGGTGGACCTCTTAAGCTGTTGGTAGAGTTGGCCTCGAGCAGGGACGAAGAGCTTCCAGCTCTGGTTTATGAGGCTCGGCCTACAGTGTCAAGGGGTCCGGAGAATCGAGGGGGATTGGGACTTTTGGTTGCTGGGGTCTCAGATTCTGGTTCAATAGAGCTTCAGGCACATTCAGATAACAATTTCAACCGTAATGGGGATGAAAACCTTCATAATTCTGATCGCCGTGCTGCTGGCAATCATAATTTTCGGGGGGAGGAGGTTGAAAGAAATGTAGATGAAGGGGAAAGGTCGCCATTAGTAAGTTACAGTCGAGAAAGAAACTCATCAGATAGTGGATCATCTGGTTATTCAACCGGAGTTCTTACTCCAGAAATGCGACGTCACTATGGCAACAGAGAAACTGAAATCCATATAGATGGGGAATTGTCTCCTCTGGTTCAACTGCCAAGTTTTCAAACCCAGATAGAAATGGAAAGGGTCGCCCAAACTGAGGTTACAAGTAGAGGTATTAGGCTTGGTCTTGGGGACTTTGTGTTCTACAGTGTCCTCGTGGGTAGAGCTGCAATGTATGATCTTATGACAGTTTATGCTTGTTATCTCGCTATCATCTCTGGACTTGGATGCACTCTCATTTTGTTATCAGTTTGTCATCGAGCTCTGCCTGCACTACCCATATCTATCGCTTTGGGTGTCATGTTTTACTTCTTGACTCGGTTAGTTATGGAGCCGTTTGTTGTTGGGACTGCCACAAATTTAATGATGTTCTGA